In Bdellovibrio sp. GT3, one genomic interval encodes:
- a CDS encoding 2-hydroxyacid dehydrogenase, with protein sequence MKVGFFSSKKYEEEVFSSVFKQSGIEPDFLELRLTPKTVQLSKGYDTICCFVNDILNEEVLMKLKEQGVRNIALRCAGFNNVSISTAQKLGMRVVRVPEYSPHAVAEHAVALLLTLNRKTHRAHGRIRDLNFSLEGLVGFDLYGKTVGVIGTGKIGRAFAQIMNGFGCKVLAYDPFPNPEMEKIGKYVALQDLLKESDVISLHCPLNDQTRHMLSSSAFEVMKKNAVIINTGRGALIDTKELIEALKSHRIAGACLDVYEEEEGVFFTDQSAEGITDDVLARLTTFPNVILTSHQAFLTHEALVNIAETTRDNIKSLMRGESCNNEVN encoded by the coding sequence ATGAAAGTCGGGTTTTTCAGTTCTAAAAAATATGAAGAGGAAGTCTTTAGCTCAGTTTTCAAACAATCAGGAATTGAACCTGATTTCTTGGAACTTCGACTGACTCCCAAGACTGTACAGCTTTCCAAGGGCTATGACACGATCTGCTGTTTTGTGAATGACATTCTAAATGAAGAAGTCCTGATGAAGCTTAAGGAGCAAGGGGTTCGCAATATTGCCCTACGCTGTGCTGGGTTTAATAACGTAAGTATCAGCACTGCTCAAAAGTTGGGAATGCGTGTCGTGCGTGTGCCGGAATACTCGCCTCATGCGGTTGCGGAACATGCGGTGGCTTTGCTCTTGACGCTAAACCGCAAAACTCACCGTGCCCATGGGCGAATTCGTGATTTGAATTTCTCATTGGAGGGTCTGGTCGGATTTGATCTTTATGGCAAAACGGTCGGCGTGATCGGAACTGGAAAAATCGGACGGGCTTTTGCCCAGATTATGAATGGATTTGGCTGCAAGGTTTTGGCTTATGATCCCTTTCCTAATCCTGAAATGGAGAAAATCGGGAAGTACGTTGCCTTGCAGGATCTTTTGAAAGAATCAGATGTTATCTCCCTGCACTGTCCGTTGAATGACCAAACTCGACACATGCTCTCGTCCTCGGCTTTTGAAGTGATGAAGAAAAACGCCGTGATTATTAATACGGGAAGGGGAGCACTTATTGACACCAAGGAGCTTATTGAAGCCTTGAAGTCCCACCGTATTGCTGGTGCCTGTCTGGATGTCTACGAGGAAGAAGAAGGCGTGTTCTTTACGGATCAATCCGCAGAGGGAATTACGGATGATGTGCTAGCCCGTCTGACTACATTCCCTAACGTCATTCTTACGTCCCATCAAGCCTTCTTAACCCATGAAGCCCTCGTAAATATTGCAGAGACCACTCGGGACAATATCAAGTCGCTGATGCGGGGTGAATCCTGTAACAACGAAGTTAATTAG
- a CDS encoding pirin family protein has translation MNLKIPLKRRAFMIGATTTAIGLIAGAVPLTRKEKGMLTIRRSNDRGNAEHGWLKSRHTFSFAEYYDPEHMHFGPLRVINEDRISGGSGFDTHPHRDMEIISYVVSGGLQHRDSMGNVAVIKPGEVQRMSAGTGVMHSEYNDEDKETHFFQIWIMPKVRGVQPGYGQKSFETELNTQKLVHVISPDGKDGTIGIHQDADMYISRLKKSESLDFNIGDDRRMWLQVVKGNVQVNGEKLETGDAIAATDVAVANIKASEDSEMILFKLP, from the coding sequence ATGAACTTGAAGATTCCCCTTAAGCGCCGGGCATTTATGATCGGCGCAACAACGACAGCAATTGGTTTGATTGCAGGGGCTGTGCCTCTCACAAGAAAGGAAAAAGGTATGTTAACAATTAGAAGATCCAACGACAGAGGTAATGCAGAACACGGCTGGTTGAAATCCCGTCATACGTTTTCTTTCGCCGAATACTATGATCCTGAACACATGCACTTCGGTCCACTTCGTGTCATCAACGAAGATAGAATTTCCGGAGGCTCGGGTTTTGATACTCATCCCCACCGCGATATGGAAATCATTTCCTACGTGGTTTCGGGTGGATTGCAACATCGGGACTCCATGGGCAATGTGGCAGTGATTAAACCTGGCGAAGTGCAACGCATGAGCGCTGGCACAGGAGTCATGCATTCAGAATACAATGACGAAGATAAAGAAACTCACTTCTTTCAAATCTGGATCATGCCGAAAGTGCGTGGCGTGCAACCCGGCTATGGACAGAAATCTTTTGAGACCGAGTTGAACACGCAAAAACTTGTTCACGTGATTTCTCCGGATGGCAAGGATGGCACAATTGGAATTCATCAGGATGCGGATATGTATATATCGCGATTGAAAAAATCCGAATCCCTGGACTTCAATATCGGCGACGACCGCCGCATGTGGCTTCAGGTTGTCAAAGGCAACGTTCAGGTTAATGGTGAAAAACTTGAAACGGGCGACGCGATTGCGGCCACTGATGTTGCCGTAGCGAACATCAAGGCCAGCGAGGATTCTGAAATGATCCTCTTCAAACTCCCTTAA
- the wecB gene encoding non-hydrolyzing UDP-N-acetylglucosamine 2-epimerase has product MKTLLFVFGTRPEAIKTAPVILKAQQDPRYKVLVCSTGQHREMIRPLFDFFGIKPDFDLDLMRPGQSLTDISTGVMSGLNKILLENNVDAVVVQGDTTSGFIGSLVAFYHKIAVVHIEAGLRSGDILSPYPEEFNRKGTALVANVHFAPTDTARDNLLREHHAAEDIYVTGNTGIDALFEVKRKISTTPEMQDAIAGRYAFLNPKRKMILVTVHRRESFGTPMEEVMKGLLDLSRREDVELLIPLHMNPQVRASAAKIFGSQAQWVDKDSFINPENKIWLCEPVDYVPFIYLMDRAHMIITDSGGVQEEAPSLGKPILVAREKTERPEAIVAGTSKLIPLEQRRFLKLATEILDSADLYNSMSQAKNPFGDGRASERILDILQMTLRNEDMVTTPEPPVRSPIEPYDSQHLHI; this is encoded by the coding sequence ATGAAAACACTACTATTCGTCTTTGGCACACGCCCTGAAGCTATCAAAACCGCCCCGGTCATCCTAAAAGCCCAACAAGATCCACGATACAAAGTTCTGGTTTGTTCAACAGGACAACATCGCGAGATGATTCGCCCGTTGTTTGACTTTTTCGGCATTAAACCGGATTTCGATCTGGACCTGATGCGCCCGGGCCAGTCCTTGACTGACATTTCCACCGGTGTGATGTCTGGTTTGAATAAAATTTTACTTGAGAACAATGTGGATGCCGTCGTCGTTCAAGGTGACACAACCAGCGGGTTTATTGGAAGCCTTGTTGCCTTTTACCACAAAATTGCGGTCGTCCATATTGAAGCCGGCCTGCGCTCTGGAGATATCCTCTCCCCATATCCGGAAGAATTTAATCGCAAAGGCACAGCCTTGGTTGCAAATGTGCACTTCGCACCGACTGACACCGCTCGCGACAATCTTTTGCGCGAACACCATGCCGCTGAAGACATCTACGTCACTGGCAACACCGGAATCGACGCGCTATTTGAAGTAAAAAGAAAAATTTCAACAACGCCGGAAATGCAAGATGCCATCGCCGGAAGATACGCGTTCTTGAATCCGAAAAGAAAAATGATCCTGGTAACAGTTCACCGTCGCGAATCTTTTGGTACTCCGATGGAAGAAGTCATGAAGGGTCTTTTGGATCTTTCACGAAGGGAAGATGTGGAGTTGCTAATTCCACTCCACATGAATCCTCAGGTGCGTGCTTCGGCGGCAAAAATTTTTGGTAGTCAGGCTCAGTGGGTTGACAAAGACAGCTTCATCAATCCAGAGAATAAAATCTGGCTCTGCGAGCCGGTGGATTATGTACCATTTATTTACCTGATGGACCGGGCTCATATGATTATCACCGATTCCGGTGGTGTTCAGGAAGAAGCTCCTTCGTTGGGAAAACCGATTCTTGTCGCCAGAGAGAAAACAGAGCGTCCTGAAGCTATCGTCGCGGGCACTTCAAAACTAATTCCTTTGGAACAGAGGCGCTTTTTAAAGCTTGCGACGGAAATTCTGGATTCTGCTGATTTATACAACAGTATGTCCCAGGCAAAGAACCCCTTCGGCGACGGCCGTGCCTCAGAGCGGATCTTGGATATTTTGCAAATGACTCTTCGAAATGAAGACATGGTAACGACCCCAGAACCACCAGTCAGATCGCCAATTGAACCGTACGATTCCCAACATCTTCACATATGA
- a CDS encoding pseudouridine-5'-phosphate glycosidase — MNTHKVRLSDEVKQALAKGLPVVALESTIISHGMPYPQNYEMALAVEDKVRAHGAVPATIAIINGELRAGLSKTEIESFAKKGLQITKVSRRDIPLVVAAKKDGATTVASTMIIAELAGIPVFATGGIGGVHRGAEQTMDVSADLEELAQTNVAVICAGAKSILDIGLTLEYLETKGVPVLGFQTAELPAFYTRESGFKVDAKVDSAQELADILKAKWNLGLQGGVVVANPVPVEYSLDLKSMEAVIENALKEMNAKGIKGKESTPFLLGKVKELTAGKSLETNIQLVLNNAKLAAEIAVALSR; from the coding sequence ATGAATACGCATAAAGTTAGACTCTCTGATGAAGTTAAACAAGCCCTGGCAAAGGGACTTCCTGTTGTGGCTTTGGAGTCGACGATAATTTCACACGGCATGCCATATCCCCAGAATTACGAAATGGCTCTGGCCGTGGAGGACAAGGTTCGTGCCCATGGTGCGGTGCCAGCGACAATTGCGATTATCAATGGAGAACTTAGAGCGGGCCTGTCTAAAACAGAAATTGAGAGTTTTGCCAAAAAGGGATTGCAGATCACGAAAGTCAGTCGTCGAGACATCCCTCTTGTCGTAGCAGCAAAAAAAGACGGTGCGACAACTGTTGCCAGTACGATGATCATTGCCGAGCTTGCGGGGATCCCGGTCTTTGCAACGGGTGGGATCGGTGGCGTGCATCGTGGCGCCGAGCAAACGATGGATGTATCCGCGGATCTTGAGGAACTGGCACAAACCAATGTGGCTGTCATATGTGCGGGAGCTAAATCAATTTTGGATATCGGTTTGACCTTGGAGTATCTCGAAACCAAAGGTGTGCCGGTACTGGGTTTTCAAACTGCGGAGCTTCCGGCATTTTATACTCGAGAAAGCGGTTTCAAAGTTGACGCGAAAGTGGACTCAGCGCAGGAACTTGCAGATATTCTGAAGGCCAAGTGGAATCTGGGTCTTCAGGGTGGCGTGGTTGTCGCAAATCCCGTTCCTGTGGAATATTCGTTGGATTTAAAATCCATGGAGGCTGTGATCGAGAATGCCTTAAAAGAGATGAATGCCAAAGGGATTAAAGGGAAAGAATCAACACCGTTCCTGCTTGGAAAAGTCAAAGAACTGACTGCAGGCAAGAGCTTGGAGACAAATATTCAGTTGGTGCTGAATAATGCCAAACTCGCTGCAGAGATTGCCGTGGCTTTGTCTCGTTAG
- a CDS encoding MGMT family protein, whose product MTVVQLSDFSKKVIETILKIPEGKVATYKQIAELAGKPQGSRGVSWILHSSSTKYKLPWHRVLNSQGKISFDIKSRNYQEQKKKLAKEGVAFDTMGKLDLKKYQWSKRPAQKRDRAQPRMFSKPDTR is encoded by the coding sequence ATGACCGTCGTTCAGTTGTCTGACTTTTCCAAAAAGGTGATAGAGACGATTCTGAAGATTCCAGAAGGCAAAGTTGCGACTTATAAACAGATTGCTGAGCTTGCCGGGAAACCTCAGGGCTCCCGTGGAGTGTCGTGGATATTGCACTCCTCTTCGACCAAGTACAAATTGCCCTGGCACCGGGTTTTAAACTCACAGGGAAAAATCTCTTTTGATATTAAAAGCAGGAACTATCAGGAGCAGAAAAAGAAGCTTGCGAAGGAAGGCGTTGCTTTCGATACGATGGGAAAGCTGGATTTGAAAAAGTACCAGTGGAGTAAGCGCCCAGCCCAGAAAAGAGATCGGGCGCAACCCAGAATGTTTAGTAAGCCTGACACTCGCTAA
- a CDS encoding FBP domain-containing protein → MQSQISSFQNEHFFSISSEEELIQCFRARDQKKLILPDNLRYPFNVQSYFTWKESSGVYTYLVCKMPNWDMPRGVAFKRTPSSGEPTGGLCNWCNAYGSSEDIGLLSVAMSANVSNSYLICHDLRCIEKIEENATRAGKSPEKHIHELYHKMAKLFENISNYKQD, encoded by the coding sequence ATGCAATCCCAGATTTCAAGTTTTCAAAATGAACATTTCTTTTCCATTTCATCTGAAGAGGAATTGATTCAGTGCTTTCGTGCAAGAGATCAGAAGAAGCTCATTTTGCCGGACAATCTAAGATACCCCTTCAATGTGCAGTCCTATTTTACCTGGAAAGAGTCTTCTGGTGTTTACACATATCTGGTTTGTAAAATGCCCAATTGGGATATGCCTCGGGGTGTGGCTTTTAAAAGAACACCTTCAAGTGGTGAACCCACTGGCGGACTTTGCAATTGGTGCAACGCCTATGGCTCCTCGGAAGATATCGGACTTCTTTCCGTGGCAATGAGTGCGAATGTCAGCAATTCTTATCTGATTTGCCACGATCTGCGTTGTATTGAAAAAATCGAGGAAAATGCGACCCGGGCTGGAAAAAGCCCGGAAAAACACATTCATGAGCTTTACCATAAAATGGCAAAGCTATTTGAGAATATCAGTAACTACAAACAAGACTGA
- a CDS encoding outer membrane lipoprotein-sorting protein, whose product MRLPLKVSRKNLAIISLMGVVLITILSLFALPKLTTQYSLKQFLPKDNPLLMLDEKSRQTFQLSEVQPFIITAKINQENGGNWFRQDRITELEKLTDLISKYPGVRNTLSLANIQGAINNNQGLSVGPLLKNLSIDRWEPETTSNPLIAPTLISKDGKTASVIANINRLTNKELLALRQNLQVTATAALPFADVQMGGTPAVQTDISLLLQSELRNFVILGFLSCFVVLALIFSNFAPLIISFVIILCANILVLAVMAVAELPFSILSTTIPILTTIDVVSLCIHTLLRYAEERKANPFESHENLVSKTLKAIIRPNLIASTTTMIGFLSLLTTNVPLIREYGVTAAISIVIGWITTTVLLFPLLLFLPGPRAREWAWAKARWGLYLFRRSGLWTTGIIIVSLALALKGGNLSWSAKLFDDLPQNHQVRLSTETIDRELGGMIPVDIEIDGSKEAWNDPSLISRLDSLSAEIRQLPSVGSVVSLPDLVAAASLHNTRLPASRSSTAEIYFLYSLASDSPLKNFLNADSSKTRISVRTQDLPGNQLHDLVENVRQMTEKAFPDMKVQTTGMGSTIHHLNNELSRELIFGFWQSMVAIIAVLIFVFKSLRWSLVACIPNLVPPAALLGFLAISQTPIKPSVAIIFSIALGLAFNNTVYLLERLRAMQKTKNSRTLDIEKMIWLEGNPCLISTMTLLAGFSVFMASYFAMNRIFGFYMVLSMLTGLVGDLILLPTMLKSCPWLLRPLVWKKEKVMATAASFIFAFVLLFNHQDALAQQLTVDKVGQEMSTRIKAKDETFTASMKIIEADGSSKDREMKIWRMSSGKKDHSLMVRMQKPADLKGTALLATMKNDTEEKWIYLPSNKQVRRLTGENSKGGILGSELSAEDFDFNRDSSATTTIKKEMEIKGSKYILMESDVTASSPNYSKVISYVSAKEFLPIKAECYDKQGKLLKVIDFGGYKKLGGGKFRASSIKIKNVQNKRGTDIQLADIKLNQNLKASSFSPKALSDD is encoded by the coding sequence ATGCGACTGCCTTTAAAAGTTTCCAGAAAAAATCTGGCGATCATCTCCTTGATGGGCGTAGTTCTTATAACAATTCTAAGTTTGTTTGCCCTGCCAAAACTAACCACACAGTACAGCCTAAAACAATTTCTTCCCAAAGATAACCCTCTATTGATGCTGGATGAAAAGAGTCGCCAGACGTTCCAGCTTTCTGAGGTTCAGCCCTTCATCATCACAGCAAAAATAAATCAGGAAAACGGCGGCAACTGGTTTCGTCAGGATAGAATAACTGAACTGGAAAAACTAACCGATCTGATTTCAAAGTATCCCGGCGTTCGCAACACGCTGTCTCTGGCCAATATTCAAGGGGCTATAAATAACAACCAGGGACTGAGTGTGGGTCCCCTTTTGAAAAATCTTAGCATCGATCGCTGGGAGCCGGAGACTACTTCGAACCCACTGATTGCTCCCACTCTTATATCCAAAGATGGGAAAACCGCTTCGGTTATTGCGAATATCAACAGACTCACCAACAAGGAGCTTTTGGCACTCCGCCAGAATCTGCAAGTGACGGCAACTGCGGCACTGCCTTTTGCAGACGTACAAATGGGCGGAACCCCGGCGGTACAAACTGACATCAGCTTGCTTCTGCAATCTGAGCTGCGAAACTTTGTCATCCTGGGCTTCCTGTCCTGCTTTGTCGTGCTTGCGCTGATTTTTTCAAACTTTGCGCCACTGATCATTTCCTTCGTTATCATTCTTTGTGCAAATATTCTGGTGCTAGCGGTGATGGCAGTGGCGGAACTTCCATTCTCGATTCTTTCCACGACGATTCCGATTCTGACCACCATTGACGTGGTTTCCCTTTGTATTCACACCTTGCTTCGCTATGCCGAAGAAAGAAAAGCAAACCCGTTTGAGTCCCACGAGAATCTGGTCAGCAAAACACTTAAAGCCATTATCAGACCCAACTTGATTGCATCGACGACAACAATGATTGGATTTCTGAGCCTTTTAACCACTAACGTTCCTCTTATTCGTGAGTACGGTGTCACTGCGGCAATTTCCATTGTCATTGGTTGGATCACCACAACTGTACTCTTGTTCCCACTTCTTTTGTTTTTACCAGGACCACGTGCCCGCGAGTGGGCGTGGGCTAAGGCGCGCTGGGGTCTTTACCTGTTCAGACGCAGTGGTCTTTGGACCACTGGTATTATCATAGTCTCCTTGGCATTGGCCCTGAAAGGTGGAAACCTGTCCTGGTCAGCAAAACTATTTGATGACCTCCCACAGAATCACCAAGTACGTCTATCGACTGAAACCATCGACAGAGAGCTGGGCGGAATGATTCCCGTCGATATCGAAATAGATGGCAGTAAAGAAGCTTGGAATGATCCAAGTTTGATTTCCCGTCTGGATTCGCTTTCTGCAGAAATCCGACAACTGCCTTCCGTAGGCAGCGTGGTCAGCCTGCCCGATTTGGTTGCAGCAGCCTCACTTCACAACACTCGTCTGCCAGCGAGCCGCAGCTCCACAGCAGAGATTTACTTCCTATACTCCCTGGCAAGCGACAGCCCGCTTAAGAACTTTCTAAATGCAGACAGTTCTAAAACCAGAATCTCGGTCAGAACCCAGGATTTGCCAGGCAATCAACTGCATGATCTGGTCGAGAACGTTCGACAAATGACGGAAAAAGCGTTCCCGGACATGAAAGTCCAAACCACCGGAATGGGCTCGACTATTCATCATCTTAATAATGAGCTTTCCCGCGAGCTGATTTTTGGATTCTGGCAATCCATGGTTGCCATCATCGCCGTTTTGATTTTCGTGTTTAAATCCCTGCGCTGGTCCCTGGTCGCCTGTATTCCAAATTTGGTTCCGCCAGCAGCTCTGCTTGGATTCTTAGCCATCTCTCAAACTCCAATCAAACCAAGTGTTGCAATTATTTTCTCGATCGCTCTGGGATTGGCATTCAACAATACGGTTTATCTTCTGGAAAGACTGCGCGCCATGCAGAAAACCAAAAACAGCCGCACTCTGGATATTGAAAAGATGATCTGGCTGGAGGGCAATCCCTGCCTGATCTCGACCATGACCTTGCTTGCAGGATTTTCGGTCTTTATGGCTTCGTATTTTGCCATGAATCGTATCTTTGGATTCTATATGGTCTTGTCAATGCTGACTGGTCTGGTAGGGGATTTGATTCTTTTACCAACAATGTTGAAAAGTTGCCCATGGCTGCTTCGCCCATTAGTTTGGAAGAAGGAGAAAGTTATGGCAACAGCAGCGTCCTTTATTTTTGCATTCGTTCTTCTTTTCAACCATCAGGATGCCCTGGCTCAGCAATTGACTGTTGATAAAGTCGGTCAGGAAATGAGCACACGCATCAAAGCGAAAGATGAAACGTTCACAGCTTCCATGAAAATCATAGAAGCTGATGGCTCCAGCAAAGACCGTGAAATGAAAATCTGGAGAATGAGCTCTGGAAAAAAAGACCATTCCTTGATGGTGCGCATGCAGAAGCCCGCTGATCTTAAAGGCACGGCACTGCTTGCGACAATGAAGAACGACACCGAGGAGAAATGGATTTACCTTCCATCCAATAAACAGGTTCGCCGTTTGACCGGCGAAAACTCCAAAGGTGGCATTCTTGGATCTGAGTTGAGTGCAGAGGATTTTGACTTTAATCGTGATTCCTCAGCAACCACGACGATCAAAAAAGAAATGGAAATCAAAGGCAGTAAGTACATCCTGATGGAAAGCGACGTCACCGCAAGCTCTCCGAACTACTCGAAAGTCATCAGCTACGTTTCTGCCAAAGAATTTTTGCCAATTAAGGCAGAGTGCTACGACAAACAAGGCAAACTTCTTAAGGTCATCGACTTTGGCGGTTATAAAAAACTGGGCGGCGGCAAGTTTCGCGCCTCGAGCATTAAAATCAAGAATGTTCAGAATAAACGTGGCACTGACATTCAGCTTGCAGATATCAAGCTCAATCAAAACTTAAAGGCCAGCAGCTTTTCACCAAAGGCCTTGTCCGACGACTAA
- a CDS encoding MBL fold metallo-hydrolase, producing the protein MAVKISRIFHAGYVFESRGVRIAFDPIFENPFSRNCFSFPEIEFDLAAVRQLRFDAVFISHFHDDHCSFDSLKLLDRATPIYMFCVHQEMFSWIRELGFVNVHPVVLNSSVSIGDFEVISRPALDVDVDSLFQIRVQGLNILNVVDSWIDEDTFANLAKQGPWDLVMWPFQMMRELEVLEPYKAAPSDRKLPEEWLSQLKVLNPKNIIPSSCQFRMEDWSWYNHAFFPISYADFHSQVKSVLPTVNIINLTPASGILLGKDKVQSCESLPWIKVIGNPESDYQYVPDLKPPSTASIASHFTKLSDSQMKQVNDYCDKGILEKFLEIGPSADTFFNKRRIWKLSVFSKEGLETVRCYELNDDQMKPVPASGVNPDWCTEVTAAKLHSALNTGESLSSLYIRVVKDSDVDAVEDPLIRCLFSAEFGSYQKAQLARIKREEVL; encoded by the coding sequence ATGGCCGTTAAGATTTCGCGGATCTTTCATGCTGGATATGTTTTCGAAAGCCGGGGCGTGCGCATCGCCTTTGACCCGATTTTTGAGAATCCATTCAGTAGAAACTGCTTCTCATTCCCGGAAATCGAATTTGATCTGGCAGCGGTTAGACAGCTTCGTTTTGATGCGGTCTTTATTTCTCATTTTCATGACGATCACTGCTCATTTGACAGTTTGAAGCTGTTGGATCGTGCGACGCCTATTTACATGTTTTGCGTTCATCAGGAAATGTTTTCCTGGATTCGTGAACTTGGTTTTGTAAATGTGCATCCAGTGGTTTTGAATTCATCAGTTTCCATTGGGGATTTTGAAGTCATATCTCGTCCCGCATTGGACGTTGATGTGGATTCTTTATTTCAGATCAGAGTTCAGGGTTTGAATATTCTAAATGTTGTGGATTCCTGGATTGATGAAGACACATTTGCGAATCTGGCGAAACAAGGGCCTTGGGATTTAGTGATGTGGCCTTTTCAAATGATGCGCGAGCTTGAAGTCCTGGAACCCTACAAAGCGGCACCCTCTGATCGGAAACTTCCCGAGGAATGGCTGTCACAGTTGAAAGTATTAAATCCGAAAAACATCATTCCCAGTTCTTGCCAGTTCCGTATGGAGGATTGGTCTTGGTACAACCACGCATTTTTTCCGATTTCTTATGCTGATTTTCATTCGCAAGTAAAAAGCGTCCTGCCAACAGTTAATATTATAAATCTGACTCCTGCCAGCGGGATATTGTTAGGTAAAGATAAAGTGCAAAGCTGTGAAAGTCTTCCGTGGATCAAAGTTATTGGAAATCCTGAATCTGATTATCAGTATGTGCCGGATTTGAAACCTCCCTCCACGGCCAGTATTGCCAGTCATTTTACAAAACTAAGCGATAGCCAGATGAAGCAAGTAAACGACTATTGCGATAAAGGAATTTTGGAAAAATTTCTGGAGATCGGTCCCTCCGCAGATACGTTTTTTAATAAACGCCGAATTTGGAAGCTGTCGGTTTTTTCTAAAGAGGGCCTAGAGACAGTTCGCTGTTATGAATTGAATGATGATCAAATGAAACCCGTACCTGCGTCAGGCGTGAATCCTGATTGGTGTACGGAAGTGACCGCTGCAAAACTGCATTCTGCCTTGAACACGGGGGAGAGTCTGTCATCACTGTATATTCGTGTCGTGAAAGATTCCGACGTCGATGCGGTGGAAGACCCTTTGATTCGCTGTCTATTCAGCGCGGAGTTTGGATCTTATCAAAAGGCCCAGTTAGCCAGAATCAAGAGGGAGGAGGTGTTATGA
- a CDS encoding exodeoxyribonuclease III, translating into MKLISWNVNGLRSVHKKNFREWFEKEKADVVCLQEIKITDDAIKKDEDFYHPAKYHSAWSFAEKPGYSGLAIYSKKEPDNVRIGMGIDKFDNEGRWLEADFGPITLVNSYWPNSQRELTRLPFKLEFCKAAEKRLQSLRKKGREVIICGDFNIAHKEIDLRNPKTNMKNAGFLPEERAWMSHFLEKLEWVDSFRQFEQGPEHYTWWSYRPGVREKNVGWRLDYFLVNKESSDRLKAAAHCPDVMGSDHCPVRLTLKK; encoded by the coding sequence ATGAAATTGATTTCCTGGAATGTAAACGGTCTTCGCTCCGTGCATAAAAAGAACTTCCGTGAATGGTTTGAAAAAGAGAAGGCCGACGTAGTTTGTTTGCAGGAAATCAAAATTACTGACGATGCGATTAAAAAGGACGAGGACTTCTATCACCCCGCAAAATACCACTCTGCCTGGTCCTTTGCAGAAAAGCCCGGCTATTCGGGGCTGGCAATCTATTCCAAAAAGGAACCTGATAATGTGCGCATCGGAATGGGCATCGATAAGTTCGACAATGAGGGCAGATGGCTGGAGGCCGATTTCGGCCCCATCACGCTAGTGAACAGCTATTGGCCAAACAGTCAGCGCGAACTCACCAGACTTCCCTTCAAGCTTGAATTCTGCAAGGCTGCGGAAAAGCGTCTACAAAGCCTGCGCAAAAAAGGACGTGAAGTTATTATTTGCGGTGACTTCAATATCGCTCACAAAGAGATTGATTTAAGAAATCCAAAAACAAATATGAAGAACGCCGGTTTCTTGCCAGAGGAGCGGGCTTGGATGAGCCATTTTCTGGAAAAGCTTGAGTGGGTGGACAGCTTCAGACAGTTCGAACAAGGACCGGAACACTATACTTGGTGGAGCTATCGTCCCGGCGTTCGCGAAAAGAACGTTGGTTGGCGATTGGACTACTTCCTAGTTAACAAGGAATCTTCGGACCGCCTGAAAGCAGCCGCGCACTGCCCCGATGTCATGGGATCAGATCACTGCCCGGTTCGCTTGACTCTAAAAAAGTAA